One stretch of Glycine soja cultivar W05 chromosome 7, ASM419377v2, whole genome shotgun sequence DNA includes these proteins:
- the LOC114418783 gene encoding ELMO domain-containing protein A-like isoform X1, which yields MDDRGSSFITVRRIPHGETCHSNSAEVVVGSAAWLGRGLSCVCVQRRDSDASNTFDLTLAQEECLQRIQRRIDVPYDSSIIEHQDALRALWNAAFPEEELHGLISEQWKEMGWQGKDPSTDFRGGGFISLENFLFFARNFPKSFQDLLRKQEGDRSVWEYPFAVAGVNITYMLIQMLDLEAVKPRNLVGATFLKFLAENESAFDLLYCITFKLMDHQWLSMHASYMDFNAVMKETRRQLEKELLVEDIAQLEDLPSYKLLSR from the exons atggacgaTAGAGGTAGCTCATTCATCACTGTTAGGAGAATTCCCCACGGAGAAACCTGCCATTCAAATTCTG CTGAGGTTGTGGTAGGGTCAGCCGCATGGCTTGGGCGAGGTCTGTCTTGTGTCTGTGTACAAAGAAGAGATAGTGATGCTTCTAACACTTTCGATTTAACCCTAGCCCAG GAGGAATGCTTGCAGAGGATACAGAGACGTATAGATGTTCCATATGATAGTTCTATAATTGAGCACCAG GATGCCCTTAGGGCTTTGTGGAATGCTGCATTTCCTGAAGAAGAACTTCATGGCTTGATATCTGAGCAGTGGAAGGAAATGGGTTGGCAAGGGAAAGATCCATCAACAGATTTTAG GGGTGGTGGTTTTATATCATTGGagaattttctcttctttgctAGGAATTTCCCG AAATCCTTCCAGGATCTTTTACGCAAGCAAGAAGGAGATCGATCAGTGTGGGAATACCCATTTGCAGTTGCTGGTGTTAACATCACATACATGCTGATACaaatgcttgatcttgaagcaG TCAAGCCACGCAATCTGGTTGGAGCAACTTTTCTAAAATTTCTTGCAG AAAATGAGTCAGCTTTTGATCTTCTCTATTGCATAACTTTCAAGCTAATGGATCATCAATGGCTTTCTATGCATGCCTCATACATGGATTTTAAT GCAGTGATGAAAGAAACACGACGCCAGCTAGAGAAAGAACTTCTCGTTGAAGACATAGCCCAGCTTGAAGATTTACCCTCATACAAATTACTTTCCCGATAG
- the LOC114418783 gene encoding ELMO domain-containing protein A-like isoform X2, producing the protein MFAAILNCIAEVVVGSAAWLGRGLSCVCVQRRDSDASNTFDLTLAQEECLQRIQRRIDVPYDSSIIEHQDALRALWNAAFPEEELHGLISEQWKEMGWQGKDPSTDFRGGGFISLENFLFFARNFPKSFQDLLRKQEGDRSVWEYPFAVAGVNITYMLIQMLDLEAVKPRNLVGATFLKFLAENESAFDLLYCITFKLMDHQWLSMHASYMDFNAVMKETRRQLEKELLVEDIAQLEDLPSYKLLSR; encoded by the exons ATGTTTGCTGCTATTCTTAATTGCATTG CTGAGGTTGTGGTAGGGTCAGCCGCATGGCTTGGGCGAGGTCTGTCTTGTGTCTGTGTACAAAGAAGAGATAGTGATGCTTCTAACACTTTCGATTTAACCCTAGCCCAG GAGGAATGCTTGCAGAGGATACAGAGACGTATAGATGTTCCATATGATAGTTCTATAATTGAGCACCAG GATGCCCTTAGGGCTTTGTGGAATGCTGCATTTCCTGAAGAAGAACTTCATGGCTTGATATCTGAGCAGTGGAAGGAAATGGGTTGGCAAGGGAAAGATCCATCAACAGATTTTAG GGGTGGTGGTTTTATATCATTGGagaattttctcttctttgctAGGAATTTCCCG AAATCCTTCCAGGATCTTTTACGCAAGCAAGAAGGAGATCGATCAGTGTGGGAATACCCATTTGCAGTTGCTGGTGTTAACATCACATACATGCTGATACaaatgcttgatcttgaagcaG TCAAGCCACGCAATCTGGTTGGAGCAACTTTTCTAAAATTTCTTGCAG AAAATGAGTCAGCTTTTGATCTTCTCTATTGCATAACTTTCAAGCTAATGGATCATCAATGGCTTTCTATGCATGCCTCATACATGGATTTTAAT GCAGTGATGAAAGAAACACGACGCCAGCTAGAGAAAGAACTTCTCGTTGAAGACATAGCCCAGCTTGAAGATTTACCCTCATACAAATTACTTTCCCGATAG
- the LOC114418783 gene encoding ELMO domain-containing protein C-like isoform X3, giving the protein MGWQGKDPSTDFRGGGFISLENFLFFARNFPKSFQDLLRKQEGDRSVWEYPFAVAGVNITYMLIQMLDLEAVKPRNLVGATFLKFLAENESAFDLLYCITFKLMDHQWLSMHASYMDFNAVMKETRRQLEKELLVEDIAQLEDLPSYKLLSR; this is encoded by the exons ATGGGTTGGCAAGGGAAAGATCCATCAACAGATTTTAG GGGTGGTGGTTTTATATCATTGGagaattttctcttctttgctAGGAATTTCCCG AAATCCTTCCAGGATCTTTTACGCAAGCAAGAAGGAGATCGATCAGTGTGGGAATACCCATTTGCAGTTGCTGGTGTTAACATCACATACATGCTGATACaaatgcttgatcttgaagcaG TCAAGCCACGCAATCTGGTTGGAGCAACTTTTCTAAAATTTCTTGCAG AAAATGAGTCAGCTTTTGATCTTCTCTATTGCATAACTTTCAAGCTAATGGATCATCAATGGCTTTCTATGCATGCCTCATACATGGATTTTAAT GCAGTGATGAAAGAAACACGACGCCAGCTAGAGAAAGAACTTCTCGTTGAAGACATAGCCCAGCTTGAAGATTTACCCTCATACAAATTACTTTCCCGATAG